The Bifidobacterium bifidum ATCC 29521 = JCM 1255 = DSM 20456 region ATCGTCGCGGCGACGCTGGTCGGGGTCTGGGGGCAGATGCGCGACACGTTGCGCCCGTTCAACTCCTCGATGTGGCAATCGGCCATCTTCATCAAGCCGGATTCGGATGTCGCCTCGGGCCATGCCGTGATGCTTGAGGGGAGACCGACCATCATAGCCACAGCCGTTGTGGTGGAGCTGATAGCCGTCCTCATCGCCATTCTGGCGGGACTGTATATCCGGTCACGAGTGCAATTGGACGAGGCCGCTACCAAGACCCAGGCCATCAGCGATTATGCGGTGAGCCTGCATCGCAATCTCACCGATCAGCAGCTGGCCGACGCCATCGCAGCCGAAGCCCACGACACGCTCGCTCATTCCTTGTCCCTCATCGCCTTGAACGCCAGTGCCCTGCAGGGCGAGGCACGGGCGTTCATCCAGCTTGCCGATGCGACGAACCCACATGAGACGGGGCAGATGCTGACCCCCGAATTGCGGAATCAGGCTTCGCTTATCGAGGAGAAATCCGAGGAGATTCGACGGCAATCCGCAGGAGCCTTGGATGAGGCGCATTCCATCATCGGCATGCTCCGTCACCCCCAACAGGCACGTCAGCAGCTCGCTCCCGCCCCGCAAACGTCAATGACACGCCCGTCATTGGACGCCCTGATCAACGATGCGCGCTCCGCCGGCATGCGCATCAACACCTGGATAGACATCCAGCAGCTCTCCGACCTCGATGAGGGCACAGGGAAAATCGCATACCGAGCCATCCAAGAGGGGCTGACCAATGCCCGCAGACACGCCGAGGGTGAGCCGGTGTCTGTGGAAGTCACGATGAACCCCGGCAACGGCATCCATATCCACATCAGCAATCCCATGAAGCGCGGTCTCTCCGCCCCGAACGAGC contains the following coding sequences:
- a CDS encoding sensor histidine kinase, with the translated sequence MNDSSPHPRAGGPLPATTSDEDTVAVRTRVWCTAVMITVSAFMCLVQTSFAATRYINNPVNAMYVWFIASSLLAFAFPFLLLARDKHPEPVFWICCAVILIFPYDPMLMLMALTSLIARRRGRQRIIRAIVAATLVGVWGQMRDTLRPFNSSMWQSAIFIKPDSDVASGHAVMLEGRPTIIATAVVVELIAVLIAILAGLYIRSRVQLDEAATKTQAISDYAVSLHRNLTDQQLADAIAAEAHDTLAHSLSLIALNASALQGEARAFIQLADATNPHETGQMLTPELRNQASLIEEKSEEIRRQSAGALDEAHSIIGMLRHPQQARQQLAPAPQTSMTRPSLDALINDARSAGMRINTWIDIQQLSDLDEGTGKIAYRAIQEGLTNARRHAEGEPVSVEVTMNPGNGIHIHISNPMKRGLSAPNEREVPSATDGNGLAGLTARVQTAGGTCRYGHDDHHVFHLDVAMPWIACQADRMKP